In Methanothrix sp., a genomic segment contains:
- a CDS encoding MarR family transcriptional regulator yields the protein MGERSGFAAKSSIAALQERALGIIASQPGGIYQSDLRRILGIDSSKCSKVVTRLRGSGLIYREKVPASSTFLLKLSSDPSHVPSSPSPAFSASPSAASAPSPACSTAASAPAPSAPSPSLAPAGSSEKVAGDEEKREEACWTGGGNSRQIQGPLDRKICSYFDCHSEDDLADQIGEDADTKGGTGIHFGGWRSADRSGHIDSYLTEIYLLYLTRATSF from the coding sequence ATGGGGGAGAGGTCGGGATTTGCCGCTAAGAGCAGCATTGCTGCTCTGCAGGAGAGGGCGCTGGGCATTATAGCCTCGCAGCCAGGGGGAATTTATCAATCCGATCTGAGACGGATCCTGGGTATCGACAGCAGCAAATGCTCAAAGGTGGTAACTAGGCTGCGGGGCTCGGGGTTGATCTACAGGGAGAAGGTACCTGCCAGCAGCACCTTTCTTCTGAAGCTCTCCTCTGATCCATCACATGTTCCATCTTCTCCCTCACCTGCTTTCTCTGCCTCCCCTTCTGCCGCATCTGCTCCCTCGCCCGCCTGCTCAACTGCTGCATCTGCTCCAGCCCCCTCTGCTCCCTCGCCTTCATTAGCACCAGCCGGCTCAAGTGAGAAGGTGGCTGGAGACGAGGAGAAGAGAGAGGAAGCATGCTGGACCGGGGGTGGCAATTCCAGACAAATCCAGGGGCCTTTGGATAGAAAGATTTGCAGTTATTTCGACTGCCATAGCGAGGATGATCTGGCCGATCAGATTGGGGAGGATGCTGACACTAAAGGCGGGACAGGCATCCATTTCGGCGGCTGGAGATCAGCCGACCGCTCCGGCCATATCGATAGCTACTTAACTGAGATCTATCTGCTCTATCTTACACGTGCTACCTCATTTTGA
- a CDS encoding AI-2E family transporter gives MERDLSCLYSHRSWLIAATILLIILYSYFIWPLQDGIILGFVFAYLGRPVRDLFGKRRWIGSLVAIICIIGPLCIIFAAGVIEAASQLNWLQSHRGAIAATGQEFISRIYIPQFIFDETARGMNNLIGVGLSLLTSLPVSNLGTSLTMGLLNLLIAFCVSYYLLADGDRLHEAAVSFLKQKNGDFELRCLIRIDGILSGIYTGSIFTAMVYGIASIPIFYLFEIPRPLAMASIILLAGVVPFLTWLIFLLTAISRYIDVGPMEAIVFFIAASILVLAAELIIRPYIVYARSSIHPMLVLLAFLGGGLVAGIFGFFLAPAMLGVISAIFQLLKKELGGLKEEMQREMQRRMQEEMQGESGGIQPAINTSVSR, from the coding sequence ATGGAGAGGGATCTATCATGTCTGTACAGCCATAGGAGTTGGCTCATCGCCGCAACAATACTTCTTATCATACTTTACTCTTACTTCATCTGGCCGCTCCAGGATGGCATCATCCTTGGGTTTGTCTTCGCCTATCTTGGTCGGCCGGTGAGGGATCTATTTGGAAAGAGAAGATGGATAGGCTCACTTGTGGCCATCATCTGCATTATCGGCCCGCTATGCATCATATTTGCAGCCGGGGTTATCGAGGCTGCAAGCCAGCTTAACTGGCTGCAGAGCCATCGGGGAGCTATCGCAGCCACCGGCCAGGAGTTCATATCCCGCATTTATATACCGCAATTCATCTTCGATGAGACCGCCAGAGGAATGAATAACCTGATAGGGGTTGGCCTCTCTCTGCTCACCAGCCTGCCGGTCTCCAATCTGGGGACCAGTCTGACCATGGGTCTTCTGAACCTCTTGATCGCTTTTTGTGTGAGCTACTATCTGCTGGCGGATGGCGACAGGCTGCATGAGGCAGCAGTCTCCTTCTTGAAGCAGAAGAACGGGGATTTTGAGCTGCGATGCCTGATCAGGATTGACGGCATATTGAGCGGCATCTACACGGGCAGCATATTCACTGCTATGGTCTATGGCATAGCCTCTATTCCCATCTTCTACCTCTTTGAGATCCCCAGGCCCCTGGCCATGGCCAGCATAATCCTTCTGGCAGGTGTGGTACCATTTCTAACCTGGCTCATCTTCCTCTTGACTGCCATATCCAGATATATCGATGTGGGACCGATGGAGGCGATAGTATTCTTCATTGCAGCCTCGATTCTGGTGCTGGCAGCGGAGCTGATCATACGGCCCTATATCGTCTATGCCAGGTCCTCGATCCATCCCATGCTGGTCCTGCTTGCATTCCTTGGCGGGGGGCTTGTGGCCGGAATCTTCGGATTCTTTCTCGCTCCCGCCATGCTGGGAGTGATCTCAGCCATCTTTCAACTGCTAAAAAAAGAGCTGGGCGGGCTGAAGGAGGAGATGCAAAGAGAGATGCAGAGGAGGATGCAGGAGGAGATGCAGGGGGAGAGCGGAGGAATTCAGCCAGCCATCAATACTTCTGTCTCTCGTTGA
- a CDS encoding ATP-binding protein, whose amino-acid sequence MPKPDIDSILKGAEGGDEDRIVTGDEGRLVIEDERTTYRILSKSVREYHFTVPYNSRQDRVEVGQIFSIKDQDLTFLARVLNIEHSSNYDGHWDTTMRGTQFYDHDQIFNRVIAEPLGCAFPDGAFRKARTLPTKFSPVERAEKEEFGFLKIRMGDIEVGYLRNGSRLVEEIPVSLHSLAMDHHMGVFATTGMGKSNFMKVFAASCMRLAARGESKFGLLIVDPHGEYLKGKRHPSGSVKGLLHLNRYREGLACFSTNKENSSDPGVEELAISESDVRPEDIALLYEWSPPQRDALDAISRLLDSNNWLQEIQSPEGLARMVQDGFKDTTIMVLVRRIKNELERNKYIKSRSSLANILARLQKGDVVLVDIPRLNDRSELFLLSVLSRHILEEYKKDPAEERKNCLITIEEAQRVLGAGSNTSRFESIAREGRKFGVGLCAITQQPKLIDRQLLSQFNTLVVMGLGDRNDRKQLEESAKQDLSSMDIEIQTLEKGEAVVSTLSIPFPVPARIHRFEDYLHRLNQEEREEGLIKKGGFKPFLE is encoded by the coding sequence ATGCCGAAGCCGGATATCGATTCCATCCTGAAAGGGGCAGAAGGGGGAGATGAAGATCGAATTGTCACAGGGGATGAGGGGCGGCTGGTGATAGAAGATGAGAGAACCACCTACCGCATTCTCTCCAAGAGCGTCAGAGAGTATCATTTCACCGTCCCCTACAACTCCCGCCAGGACCGGGTGGAGGTGGGGCAGATATTCTCCATCAAGGATCAGGACCTCACCTTCCTGGCAAGGGTCCTGAACATCGAGCACAGCTCCAACTATGACGGCCACTGGGATACCACCATGAGGGGCACCCAGTTTTATGACCACGATCAGATATTCAACCGGGTGATCGCTGAGCCCTTGGGCTGCGCATTCCCGGATGGAGCCTTCAGAAAGGCCAGAACACTGCCCACGAAGTTCTCGCCTGTGGAACGGGCGGAGAAGGAGGAGTTTGGCTTTCTCAAGATAAGAATGGGAGATATAGAGGTGGGATACCTGAGAAACGGCTCACGGCTTGTCGAGGAGATCCCCGTCTCTTTGCATAGCCTGGCCATGGACCACCATATGGGGGTCTTCGCCACCACCGGCATGGGCAAATCCAATTTTATGAAGGTATTTGCCGCCTCCTGCATGCGCCTGGCTGCTCGGGGCGAGTCCAAGTTCGGCCTGTTGATAGTCGATCCTCATGGAGAGTATTTGAAGGGAAAGAGGCACCCATCCGGATCGGTCAAGGGCCTTCTTCACTTGAATAGATATAGAGAGGGCCTCGCCTGCTTTTCTACCAACAAGGAGAACTCATCTGATCCAGGGGTCGAGGAGCTGGCCATATCTGAGAGCGATGTCCGGCCCGAGGATATTGCTCTGCTCTATGAGTGGTCGCCGCCTCAGAGGGATGCCCTGGATGCCATTTCCAGACTACTGGACTCAAACAACTGGCTGCAGGAGATCCAGAGTCCAGAGGGCCTGGCTAGGATGGTGCAGGATGGATTCAAGGATACCACCATCATGGTCCTGGTGCGGCGGATCAAAAATGAGCTGGAGAGAAATAAATATATCAAGAGCAGGTCGAGTCTGGCCAATATCCTTGCCCGGCTGCAGAAAGGTGATGTGGTCCTGGTGGATATACCAAGATTGAACGATCGCTCAGAGCTTTTTTTGCTCTCCGTCCTCTCCCGGCACATCCTAGAGGAGTATAAGAAGGATCCGGCAGAGGAGAGAAAGAACTGCCTGATCACCATCGAGGAGGCACAGAGGGTTCTGGGGGCAGGGAGCAATACCTCTCGCTTCGAGAGCATTGCCCGGGAGGGGAGGAAGTTCGGTGTGGGTCTGTGTGCCATCACCCAGCAGCCCAAGCTGATAGACAGGCAGCTTCTCTCCCAGTTCAACACCCTGGTGGTGATGGGGCTGGGAGACAGGAACGACCGCAAGCAACTGGAGGAGTCGGCCAAGCAGGATCTATCCTCCATGGACATAGAGATCCAGACCCTGGAGAAGGGCGAGGCAGTGGTCTCCACACTGAGCATCCCCTTCCCCGTTCCCGCCAGGATCCACCGCTTTGAGGATTACCTGCACCGCCTGAATCAGGAGGAGAGGGAGGAAGGCCTGATAAAAAAGGGAGGCTTCAAGCCCTTCCTGGAATGA
- the thsA gene encoding thermosome subunit alpha, translating into MAGQFGGTPIFVLREGSQRTAGREAQRSNIMAAKAVAGAVRTTLGPKGMDKMMVDTLGDVVVTNDGVTILKEMDIEHPAAKMMVEIAKTQDTEVGDGTTTAVILAGELLKQSEDLLDQDIHPTVIAAGYRAAADKSMEILQSLAIDVTADDDELLKNIAITAMTGKGSQSSRKSLADIAVRSVQAVMDEDGSVDIDNITVEKKVGGSIADTKIVQGVVIDKDRLHPSMPKKVTGARIALLNAAVEIEKTEIDAKIQITSPHQLQAFLDQEEKMLKEMVDRISATGANVLFVQKGIDDLAQHYLAKAGIYTVRRVKKSDMEKLARATGGRVVTSIHEISKDDLGAAGLVEERKVSDEKMTFVEECNNPKSVSIILHGGTEHVVDELDRAMEDALRVVGVAIENKSLVAGGGAPEIELALRLRAYASTVGGREQLAIESFADAMEIIPKTLAENAGLDQIDTLVSLRSQHEKGIKSSGLDMEAGKPVDMMEVGVLEPLKVKTQAISSAAEAAVMILRIDDVIASRSGGPDGMPGGMPGGMPGGMGGMGGMGGMGGADFE; encoded by the coding sequence TTGGCAGGACAATTCGGCGGAACCCCTATATTCGTTCTCAGGGAAGGAAGTCAGAGGACAGCAGGCAGAGAGGCGCAAAGATCCAATATCATGGCGGCAAAGGCTGTGGCCGGCGCTGTGAGGACCACCCTTGGGCCCAAGGGAATGGACAAGATGATGGTGGACACCTTGGGGGATGTTGTCGTCACCAATGATGGCGTCACCATTCTTAAAGAGATGGACATCGAGCATCCAGCAGCCAAGATGATGGTGGAGATCGCCAAGACCCAGGACACTGAGGTGGGAGATGGCACAACCACAGCCGTCATCCTGGCAGGGGAGCTTCTCAAGCAGTCGGAGGATCTGCTGGATCAGGATATCCATCCCACAGTGATCGCTGCCGGATACAGAGCGGCGGCAGATAAATCCATGGAGATCCTCCAGAGCCTGGCCATCGATGTCACAGCAGATGATGATGAGCTTCTCAAGAACATCGCCATCACTGCCATGACCGGCAAAGGATCTCAGTCCTCCAGGAAGAGCCTGGCCGATATCGCTGTAAGGTCAGTGCAGGCGGTGATGGATGAGGATGGATCGGTGGACATCGACAACATCACTGTGGAGAAGAAGGTGGGCGGCAGCATAGCCGACACCAAGATCGTTCAGGGAGTGGTCATAGATAAAGACCGCCTCCACCCCAGCATGCCCAAGAAGGTCACAGGTGCACGAATTGCATTGCTGAACGCTGCTGTGGAGATCGAGAAGACTGAGATCGATGCCAAGATCCAGATAACCTCCCCCCATCAGTTGCAGGCATTCTTGGACCAGGAGGAGAAGATGCTCAAGGAGATGGTCGACAGGATCTCTGCCACAGGAGCCAATGTCCTCTTCGTCCAGAAGGGGATTGACGATCTGGCCCAGCACTACCTGGCCAAGGCTGGCATATACACTGTGCGCCGGGTCAAGAAGAGCGACATGGAGAAGCTGGCCCGCGCTACAGGAGGAAGGGTTGTAACCAGCATTCATGAGATCAGCAAGGATGACCTGGGAGCAGCCGGCCTGGTGGAGGAGAGAAAGGTCAGCGATGAGAAGATGACCTTTGTTGAGGAGTGCAACAACCCCAAGTCCGTCTCCATCATCCTGCACGGTGGAACTGAGCACGTAGTCGATGAGCTGGACAGAGCAATGGAGGATGCCCTCCGGGTGGTGGGAGTGGCAATTGAGAACAAATCGCTGGTCGCTGGCGGAGGAGCACCGGAGATAGAGCTGGCCTTAAGGCTCAGGGCTTATGCCTCCACTGTGGGTGGCCGCGAGCAGTTGGCGATAGAGTCCTTTGCCGATGCCATGGAGATCATTCCCAAGACCCTGGCCGAGAATGCCGGCCTGGATCAGATCGATACTCTGGTCTCACTGCGCAGCCAGCATGAGAAAGGCATCAAGAGCTCAGGCCTGGACATGGAAGCGGGCAAGCCGGTGGATATGATGGAGGTTGGAGTGCTCGAGCCATTGAAGGTCAAGACCCAGGCCATAAGCTCAGCAGCAGAGGCCGCAGTCATGATACTCAGGATCGACGATGTGATCGCCTCCAGGTCCGGTGGACCGGATGGAATGCCGGGTGGAATGCCCGGAGGCATGCCAGGCGGAATGGGTGGCATGGGAGGAATGGGAGGAATGGGAGGAGCGGACTTCGAATAA
- a CDS encoding DNA double-strand break repair nuclease NurA: MLSDLRLSLVAELIRDHILLDGIDRYCQETGVKSSDFIPFEPIEFEGDILAADGSNVSVCGWSVAAINLIRSGYVVYQGQKWKRTVITFDDIFFADPAIYADQFAPPLKRLGQDQIDLKEEDLERLSTYFRELQEYASLNDAISVAKPGDIILYDGSFDVFEPLRAALSSVFRRAEERGVALLAVAKSSSLYWGEGISLPFMYHTNQAGSMLLPNSPWYLNLKDKRVNRGPGKWGGESFIVRFTGRSDHAFRVDVPGYLAGQVEEALAGISSCSTSAECPGYPHALFRAHRDIKITDNEGASVRMRLKDKLYRDGLSPRQIAVLMQDYHDILEMRQGI, from the coding sequence ATGTTGAGCGACCTGCGCCTCTCCCTGGTGGCAGAGCTGATAAGGGATCACATCCTCCTGGACGGGATCGATCGGTACTGCCAGGAGACGGGGGTGAAAAGCAGCGATTTCATCCCCTTTGAGCCCATCGAGTTTGAGGGAGATATCCTGGCAGCAGACGGCTCTAACGTCTCTGTCTGCGGCTGGTCTGTGGCCGCCATCAATCTGATCCGTTCAGGCTATGTGGTCTATCAGGGACAGAAGTGGAAAAGGACGGTGATAACCTTCGATGATATCTTCTTTGCCGATCCTGCAATCTATGCCGATCAGTTCGCCCCCCCTCTGAAGCGGCTGGGCCAAGATCAGATCGATCTCAAGGAGGAGGATCTGGAGAGGCTCTCCACCTACTTCCGGGAGCTGCAGGAGTATGCCTCTCTGAATGATGCCATCAGTGTGGCGAAGCCCGGCGACATCATCCTCTATGATGGCAGCTTCGATGTCTTCGAGCCCCTGCGAGCCGCCCTCTCCAGTGTCTTCCGCCGGGCAGAGGAGAGGGGGGTCGCCCTCCTGGCTGTGGCCAAGTCCAGCTCCCTTTATTGGGGGGAGGGGATATCCCTTCCATTTATGTACCATACAAACCAGGCAGGGAGCATGCTCCTGCCCAACTCTCCTTGGTACCTGAACCTGAAGGACAAGAGGGTGAACCGGGGCCCGGGCAAATGGGGAGGGGAGAGCTTCATCGTCCGCTTCACCGGGAGGAGCGATCATGCCTTCCGGGTGGATGTCCCGGGTTATCTTGCCGGACAGGTTGAGGAGGCGCTGGCCGGGATATCATCCTGCTCGACCTCTGCGGAGTGCCCAGGCTATCCCCATGCCCTCTTCCGCGCCCACCGGGATATCAAGATCACAGATAATGAGGGAGCCTCTGTGAGGATGAGGCTGAAGGATAAGCTCTACCGGGATGGTCTGAGCCCCCGCCAGATAGCAGTGCTCATGCAGGATTATCATGACATCCTGGAGATGCGGCAGGGGATCTAG
- a CDS encoding DNA repair exonuclease, with protein sequence MKIIHLADSHLGFSSYSRLDEHGRNRVEEMVYSGFEKAIDKIIEAHPDAVVHAGDVFHHVRPKIKPLFIFQRGLQRLVQAGIPVIIISGNHDAPKSFNQTSPFRLFEGIKDVHIAQRYRYECFEVDDCSFHCIPFCLEPQDYLVEFEKIRRSGRDVLVMHGMVESLKNQKMKSVGEHELNDSLLKSDFDYIALGHFHCQAQVSANAYYSGSVEYFNFGEAEDVKGMLLVDLERGEVSSIQVKPKYMIDHPPVDCTGMRSDEIAECIMELSHEDDILDRMVRINLKNVNRSAYRSIDQGKLNRLGASAIYFKIRADFSDEEDRIERPVDRRMLHVEFGGFMEERRLANQIPESIREEVMGYGIEVMKKAVLARQKESIDAS encoded by the coding sequence ATGAAGATAATCCATCTGGCGGACTCTCACCTGGGCTTTTCCAGCTACAGCCGTCTGGACGAGCACGGCCGGAACAGGGTCGAGGAGATGGTCTACTCCGGATTTGAAAAGGCCATCGATAAGATCATCGAGGCTCATCCCGATGCTGTGGTCCATGCCGGTGATGTCTTCCATCATGTCCGGCCCAAGATAAAGCCTCTGTTCATCTTTCAGAGGGGTCTGCAGCGGCTGGTCCAGGCAGGGATCCCAGTGATAATAATCAGCGGCAACCATGACGCCCCCAAGAGCTTCAACCAGACCAGCCCCTTCCGCCTCTTCGAGGGCATCAAGGATGTGCATATCGCCCAGCGCTACAGATATGAGTGCTTCGAGGTGGATGATTGCTCTTTTCATTGTATCCCCTTCTGCCTTGAGCCGCAGGACTATCTGGTTGAGTTCGAGAAGATCAGGCGCTCGGGCAGGGATGTACTGGTGATGCATGGCATGGTGGAGTCTCTCAAGAACCAGAAGATGAAGAGCGTGGGGGAGCACGAGCTGAATGACAGCCTTCTGAAGAGCGACTTCGACTATATCGCTCTGGGCCACTTTCACTGCCAGGCCCAGGTCTCGGCCAATGCCTATTACAGCGGCTCGGTGGAGTACTTCAACTTCGGAGAGGCAGAGGATGTGAAGGGCATGCTCCTCGTCGACCTGGAGCGGGGAGAGGTATCAAGCATCCAGGTAAAGCCCAAATATATGATAGATCACCCCCCGGTGGACTGCACTGGCATGAGATCAGATGAGATAGCAGAGTGCATCATGGAGCTATCCCATGAGGACGATATTCTTGATCGGATGGTTCGGATAAATCTGAAGAACGTCAACCGGTCAGCCTACAGGAGCATAGACCAGGGAAAGCTCAACCGCCTGGGGGCATCGGCAATATACTTCAAGATCCGGGCGGATTTTTCTGATGAAGAGGATCGAATAGAGCGGCCGGTGGACAGGAGGATGCTCCATGTGGAGTTCGGCGGTTTCATGGAGGAGAGGCGTTTAGCGAATCAGATACCGGAGTCGATCAGGGAAGAGGTCATGGGTTACGGGATAGAGGTTATGAAAAAGGCAGTACTGGCCAGGCAGAAAGAGAGCATAGATGCATCTTAA
- a CDS encoding geranylgeranylglycerol-phosphate geranylgeranyltransferase: protein MQAFWEILRPFNCLMASAAAIIGLLIAGIWDAGTALIITGAVFLITGAGNAINDYYDRQIDAINRPDRPIPSKRIRPKTAFCYSIALFAAGCILASLAGQISLVIAVFNSLLLLFYARDLKAAPLLGNLSVSYLTASTFLFGGAAAGLMGLLANQIPFGLSLLVSMSREIAKDIEDMEGDRLGGARTLPILAGERAAAALAGLFGLAGVLLSLLPRFGRAYLLMVAVADLLILFAVFKVIRGDASGSQKEMKKGMAVALLAFLAAALLP, encoded by the coding sequence TTGCAGGCCTTCTGGGAGATCCTCCGCCCGTTCAACTGCTTGATGGCATCAGCCGCTGCCATCATCGGCCTTCTCATCGCCGGGATATGGGATGCCGGCACTGCCTTGATCATCACCGGAGCTGTCTTCCTGATCACCGGCGCTGGAAATGCAATCAACGATTACTATGATCGGCAGATCGATGCCATCAACAGACCGGACCGGCCCATCCCCAGCAAGCGCATAAGGCCAAAGACTGCTTTCTGTTACTCTATTGCTCTCTTCGCCGCCGGCTGCATCCTGGCCAGCCTGGCAGGCCAGATCTCTTTGGTCATTGCCGTCTTCAACTCCCTTCTCTTACTCTTTTATGCCAGAGATCTGAAGGCTGCCCCTCTGCTGGGAAATCTGTCCGTCTCCTATCTGACAGCTTCCACCTTCCTCTTTGGCGGGGCAGCCGCCGGGCTTATGGGCCTTCTGGCCAATCAGATTCCTTTCGGCCTCTCTCTTCTGGTCAGCATGAGCCGGGAGATCGCCAAGGATATCGAGGATATGGAGGGAGATCGGCTGGGCGGGGCCCGGACACTGCCCATTCTGGCGGGCGAGAGGGCGGCGGCAGCATTGGCCGGGCTCTTCGGATTGGCAGGAGTTCTCTTAAGCCTCCTCCCTCGCTTTGGCAGAGCATATCTGCTGATGGTGGCGGTGGCTGATCTGCTTATCCTTTTTGCTGTATTCAAGGTCATCCGGGGGGATGCATCAGGCTCCCAAAAAGAGATGAAAAAGGGAATGGCTGTGGCTTTATTGGCATTCCTGGCTGCAGCTCTTCTCCCCTGA
- a CDS encoding D-aminoacyl-tRNA deacylase, whose translation MGLDALLAELDLHPEMIVLPCRHEAKAALPWFGGHFTGILDAGGGESHLSAAAPAGLRSFLHNISAIASRSMPEFIVSAEASHHGPVDIRTPSFFAEIGSTMEQWRDERAGEAVARAILALEPEELPVFLGFGGGHYVQRQTELIFNSRIAFGHMFSSYQVPDLDLEVVDLARVLSNAAYAYIDRKSLRSAERRRLEGMVAETGLPMLKAEEIRSRFPLNRQI comes from the coding sequence GTGGGGCTGGATGCGCTGCTGGCGGAGCTGGATCTCCATCCGGAGATGATCGTCCTCCCCTGCCGGCATGAGGCCAAGGCAGCTTTGCCCTGGTTTGGAGGGCATTTCACAGGCATCCTGGATGCGGGAGGGGGAGAGAGCCATCTTTCGGCTGCTGCCCCTGCTGGCCTGAGATCATTCCTCCATAATATCTCTGCCATCGCCTCCCGTTCAATGCCGGAGTTTATCGTATCTGCTGAGGCCAGCCATCACGGTCCGGTGGATATAAGGACCCCCTCCTTCTTCGCTGAGATCGGCAGCACAATGGAACAGTGGAGAGACGAGAGGGCGGGAGAGGCAGTGGCCAGAGCGATCCTGGCACTTGAGCCAGAGGAGCTGCCCGTTTTTTTGGGCTTCGGAGGAGGGCATTATGTGCAGAGGCAGACAGAGCTGATCTTCAACTCCCGGATAGCCTTCGGCCATATGTTCTCCAGCTATCAGGTGCCGGATCTGGATCTGGAGGTGGTCGATCTTGCCAGAGTCCTCTCCAATGCTGCTTATGCCTATATCGACCGCAAGTCGTTGCGATCGGCAGAGAGAAGGAGGCTTGAGGGGATGGTGGCGGAGACGGGTTTGCCCATGCTGAAGGCAGAGGAGATACGGAGCCGGTTCCCCCTCAACAGACAGATATAA
- a CDS encoding Lrp/AsnC family transcriptional regulator, with translation MQLKLTSKERLVLYGLARYPGFSDIDLASNIGVDRSTIFKSKRKFRDWKLIKLLNVPSGDAVGAEILTSVFVKYNPTAPYEVRKESESKRRWIDHPNCVSHTATDTDSVSTFYSRSLTDFRMNFDPIIDEHYRKGYIEDIHYFHYPFQVSGYSSDAALAVNGLFDLGREDLPPETVPPRPALAEDSRLTEKDKLTLYAFVKYPMLSDLELSRRTGISRPTISGKRAKFFQNGLLTREAYIDWQKICCELMSFYHMPIRHGHDPEDLDRVYQAFRRIGAPLFTYMQPGEIFGAFLSTGYPELKSRMDLELRNLSTQGLINERPMLVIMPLSEIRSTKIDYAPMVADMLEIGREI, from the coding sequence ATGCAGCTAAAACTGACATCAAAGGAGAGGTTGGTTCTTTACGGTCTTGCCAGATATCCGGGATTCAGCGATATCGATCTCGCCTCCAATATAGGCGTAGATCGGTCGACCATATTCAAGAGCAAGAGGAAGTTCAGAGACTGGAAACTGATCAAGCTGTTGAATGTGCCTTCCGGAGATGCTGTGGGGGCTGAAATCCTGACCTCAGTATTCGTGAAATACAATCCGACTGCGCCCTATGAGGTGAGGAAGGAGTCCGAGTCAAAAAGGAGATGGATAGACCATCCCAACTGCGTATCACATACAGCTACCGACACCGATTCAGTCTCTACATTCTATTCCCGGAGCCTGACTGACTTTCGGATGAACTTTGACCCCATAATCGATGAGCATTACAGGAAAGGCTACATCGAGGATATCCATTACTTCCACTATCCCTTCCAGGTCTCCGGCTACTCCTCCGATGCCGCCCTGGCGGTGAATGGCCTCTTCGATCTGGGAAGGGAGGATCTCCCCCCAGAGACGGTCCCTCCCCGGCCTGCTCTGGCTGAAGACTCCCGCCTGACAGAGAAGGACAAGCTTACCCTCTATGCTTTTGTGAAGTATCCTATGCTCTCTGATCTTGAACTATCCAGAAGAACGGGCATCTCCCGGCCAACGATCTCTGGAAAGCGGGCCAAGTTCTTCCAAAACGGCCTGTTGACCCGGGAGGCTTACATTGACTGGCAGAAGATCTGCTGTGAGCTGATGTCCTTTTATCATATGCCCATCAGGCATGGTCACGATCCTGAGGATCTCGACCGGGTTTATCAAGCATTCCGCAGGATTGGTGCACCGCTTTTCACCTATATGCAGCCTGGCGAGATATTCGGAGCATTCCTTTCCACCGGCTATCCAGAGCTGAAGAGCCGCATGGACCTGGAGCTGCGCAACCTCTCCACCCAGGGGCTCATCAATGAAAGGCCGATGCTGGTCATCATGCCACTCAGTGAGATCAGATCCACCAAGATAGACTATGCGCCGATGGTAGCTGATATGCTGGAAATTGGCAGGGAGATCTGA